The window AGTTGGAAGAAGTCTTTATTCTTCGTCGTATGACGCAACTGAACTTCAATATCGTCGGTACGGCGGTTAATTTGTTGTAAGTAACGTAAAAACAATGTGGCTGTACGGTACAAGATTTGGAACAAGAACCGCGTCTTTTTATATGTATAGAATGTAGACAGTTGGTTTGAAATGAACGGATACAACACCTCGGATTCTTCAAGACATACAGTAATGAAGAAGTCAGGCGTCAAAAAGATGCCAAGTGGCACCGTATCGTACATATCATTACCGCGAATCGCAGGAATGTTGATAACCACGAAAATATAGTTGTCTTCTAATTCCACGTGAGAACGTTCTTCCATATCGAGAGCGGTCTTTAAAACGTCCGTTGGAATTTCCGTCAAAATATTGATGAGGGACAACTCATCGGGGTCTGGGTTCACCAAATTTACCCAAGAACCTTTTGTGGCATCTGATACAGTGCAGTCTGAAACCAACTCTTCTTCTATGTGTTTGTACACCGTGATCATGCTATCCCTCCTTCCAACGAACATATAGTAATCATCTAATAAATTATATACTATTTTATAGCTATTATTCAATTCAATTGTGAAAGTTTTGTTTATGTAGTATATACATAAACCGCTTTATGTCTATTAACAATGCACAATTGTATATGTTAAAAGCATCTCAAAACATCCTTTTATCAAATCTACCAAAAAATCTAGCGAGCACATAGATTAATAAGGCTGCTAAACTAAAAATCCACCAAAAGATTAAACCACTAAAACTTACAGTGAGTAAGCATGCAAACAAATAATCAGCAATATATCATTAGGTTAAAGCTTATAAAAATAACCTCTATACTAGCTTATCGCTAATATAGAGGTTATTTGTTTTATCCTACTCTGTCAAATCAGAATCATGTCATTTGTTATATTTCTGCATTAATCTATAAGATTACTTTCACCAAATTAACGGCGTAAGATACGAATAGAGTTCAAAATACAAAGAATGGATACGCCAGTATCACCAAATACCGCCCACCACATGGATGCATAGCCCATGAGGCCAAGCGCCATGATAAGGATTTTAACAGCAATAGCGAACACTACGTTTTGCCATGCTACACGTAATGTCGCTTTGGCCAAGTCAAGGATATGTGCAATAGCAGTCAAAGATGGACGCATGAACACAACATCTGCCGCCTCGATAGCCGCATCAGCACCACTACCCATCGCGCCACCTACATCAGCACCTGCAAGTACTGGAGCATCGTTGATGCCATCCCCTACGAACATAGTTGGACCATATTCAGAGCGAATATCTTGTACAACAGACAATTTATCTTGAGGCAACAACTGAGCACGTACAGCACTTACGCCAGTTTCTTTAGCAATGTAATTTGCACTTGCTTCAGCATCACCTGTAAGCATAACAGTTTTAATATCTTGACCATTAAGATTAGCAATCGCTTCAGCAGAGTCTGGGCGAGCTTCATCGGCGATGATGATACGACCTAAGTATGTATTACCTTCTGCGACAAGAACTTCTGTGCCATATTCAGCAGCTTCTGTTGGATAGCCTTGCACATTATAGCGTTCCATAAGACGACGGTTACCAATAAGTACTTGTTGACCATCTGCCATACCTACCATACCTTCACCAGCTAACTCTTGAACGAAATCAGAAGGTTCCACTGTAAGGCCTTGATCTTTTGCTTCAGACACGATGCTTGTTGCGATTGGATGTGTAGAAACGGCTTCGATAGCTGCCGCCATGGATAACAATTGACTGGAACTTACATGAGAGCCTACAGTTTCTACGCTGTGAACTTTGAACTCACCAGATGTGATAGTACCAGTTTTATCAAGAGCTACTGCTTTCACATTAGCCAACGCCTCGATAACTCGACCACCTTTTAATAAGATACCGTGTTTAGACGCATTGCCGATACCGGAGAAGAATGCAAGTGGCACGCTAAGCACCAATGCACATGGGCAAGAAATAACGAGGAATGTTAAGGCTGTGTAGATCCATTTATGCCATTCACCAGTAATAAGGGATGGAATGATAGCTACAGCCAATGCAAGAGCTACAACGATTGGTGTGTATACGCGAGCAAAACGCGTAATGAAACGGTCGATTTTAGGTTTAGAAGATGCTGCATTTTCCACGGCATCAAGAATTTTAGTAACCATGGATTCTTCAAGAACCTTATCTACACGCATTGTAATGCGACCAGATTCGTTGATACAACCAGACATAAGTTGAGTGCCAGGTACGGCGCGAACAGGTACAGGTTCACCTGTTACAGGCGCTGTATTAACGCGTGTTTCACCTTCAAGCACTGTGCCGTCTAGAGGAATTAAATCGCCAGGACGAACTTCGATAGTCCAGCCTACTTCAACCTTTTCAGGAGCCATAACTACGATTTCACCACCGCAGTCTGTATCTACAACCCGCACCTCTTGAGGACGCATATCGACAGCGTTCATGATTTCTGTACGACTACGATCAGTTGCTTTTTCTTCGAAGAACTCACCAATACGGTAGAACAAGATAACACCTACGGCCTCAGGTAATGCATCGATAGCAATAGCACCCAATGTAGCGATAGACATCAAGAAGTTTTCATCAAATACTTCACCTTTTAGGATATTACGACCTGCGATGCGCAATACTGGGAACGCAAGAAGAATATACGCAACATAGTAAATTGGAGTCTCAATACTCTCTGGCAAGCTGATGGATGGGACAAAGGATGACAAAACTTCATAAAGCATGAATAACAAGCCTGCTACGATGACTGCAATTGTTACAGCATCACTACCACGATCCTGGTCAGGACCATGATCATCCAT of the Veillonella parvula genome contains:
- a CDS encoding magnesium transporter CorA family protein, with the translated sequence MITVYKHIEEELVSDCTVSDATKGSWVNLVNPDPDELSLINILTEIPTDVLKTALDMEERSHVELEDNYIFVVINIPAIRGNDMYDTVPLGIFLTPDFFITVCLEESEVLYPFISNQLSTFYTYKKTRFLFQILYRTATLFLRYLQQINRRTDDIEVQLRHTTKNKDFFQLLELQKSMTYFTSALRTNGTVMERLLRLRGHSTYRHLLKMYEEDEDLLEDVIIENKQAIEMVEMYSNILMNMMNAFTSIISNNLNMVMKMLAALTITLAVPTIIFSLWGTNVALPFQDDPNGFYEVVGISVVCSIIAIIGMWKKDLF
- a CDS encoding heavy metal translocating P-type ATPase, which gives rise to MEETLLLKDLNCPNCAAKIEDRIRKMDVVETANFTLATHQLKLTGSWEDREALKRDIQEICDAIEEGVTVADYERKSKAAMDDHGPDQDRGSDAVTIAVIVAGLLFMLYEVLSSFVPSISLPESIETPIYYVAYILLAFPVLRIAGRNILKGEVFDENFLMSIATLGAIAIDALPEAVGVILFYRIGEFFEEKATDRSRTEIMNAVDMRPQEVRVVDTDCGGEIVVMAPEKVEVGWTIEVRPGDLIPLDGTVLEGETRVNTAPVTGEPVPVRAVPGTQLMSGCINESGRITMRVDKVLEESMVTKILDAVENAASSKPKIDRFITRFARVYTPIVVALALAVAIIPSLITGEWHKWIYTALTFLVISCPCALVLSVPLAFFSGIGNASKHGILLKGGRVIEALANVKAVALDKTGTITSGEFKVHSVETVGSHVSSSQLLSMAAAIEAVSTHPIATSIVSEAKDQGLTVEPSDFVQELAGEGMVGMADGQQVLIGNRRLMERYNVQGYPTEAAEYGTEVLVAEGNTYLGRIIIADEARPDSAEAIANLNGQDIKTVMLTGDAEASANYIAKETGVSAVRAQLLPQDKLSVVQDIRSEYGPTMFVGDGINDAPVLAGADVGGAMGSGADAAIEAADVVFMRPSLTAIAHILDLAKATLRVAWQNVVFAIAVKILIMALGLMGYASMWWAVFGDTGVSILCILNSIRILRR